In the genome of Coraliomargarita algicola, one region contains:
- a CDS encoding entericidin A/B family lipoprotein: MKKLFSLLAVFSVLITMTACNTIDGLGEDIEDAGESMQDASN; encoded by the coding sequence ATGAAAAAATTATTCAGCCTACTCGCAGTGTTCAGTGTGCTTATCACTATGACCGCTTGTAATACAATCGATGGCCTCGGCGAAGATATTGAAGACGCCGGCGAAAGCATGCAGGATGCGTCAAATTAA
- a CDS encoding DUF1328 domain-containing protein: MLSWSLTFLIIAIIAAVLGFGGVAGAAAGIAKILFFVFLVLLIVSAVAGAVRGKKPM; this comes from the coding sequence ATGTTATCATGGTCACTCACATTCCTTATCATCGCCATCATTGCAGCCGTGCTCGGCTTCGGTGGTGTGGCTGGCGCAGCTGCAGGTATTGCTAAAATCCTCTTCTTCGTCTTCCTTGTGCTCTTAATTGTCTCTGCGGTTGCCGGGGCGGTTCGAGGCAAGAAACCTATGTAA
- a CDS encoding glucan biosynthesis protein produces MIKINRSLLVFCALSTLQAQQERNQITLDAVASEARALIEQPARTPEALPQELQSLNYDQYREIRFRPSEALWWNTDSKFRVEFFHPGHLFNDQVKIYEASDTHAQEIPFMKNAFDYGNSGYDPGFFTKPKAYSGIRVKYPVNKQDVYDELIVFLGSSYFRALGAGQDFGLSLRGLSMNTIGDQEDFPRFTKLWLKKPQADSKRLTVFALLEGEKVTGAYRFDIRPQGITQIDVHARLFFRDGGASEVGIAPLTSMFVHGENSNRTSITDWRPEVHDSDGMLVHANNEWTWFPIENLPGQTIQRLPTAKLRGFGLLQRDRDFRNYKDLEANYQRRPSAWIEPIGKWSTGEVVLYTFGTDTEATDNVTAFWKPDIDASIQDSAEFAYRITLQTKDPTHELAKVLETRVGQRTLDSTARTVIIEFSRPESIELDEIDGLSVGFEYGGAEAIEAPIIQYNEPEDRIRVFANFKTAQGRQPESPYKMSAQLLREGHQVSERWNYTWKH; encoded by the coding sequence ATGATAAAAATAAACCGATCACTCCTCGTATTTTGCGCCTTGAGCACTTTACAGGCTCAACAGGAACGTAATCAAATTACACTCGACGCAGTTGCGAGTGAAGCCCGTGCACTAATCGAACAACCAGCGCGCACGCCAGAAGCACTCCCGCAGGAGTTACAGTCGCTAAATTACGACCAATATCGAGAAATCCGATTTCGTCCCTCGGAAGCGCTTTGGTGGAACACCGACTCCAAATTCCGAGTAGAGTTCTTCCACCCCGGGCATCTGTTCAACGATCAAGTTAAGATCTATGAGGCCTCTGACACACATGCACAAGAGATCCCTTTTATGAAGAATGCCTTTGATTATGGAAACAGTGGCTATGACCCTGGTTTCTTTACAAAGCCTAAAGCTTACTCAGGCATTCGCGTCAAATACCCGGTCAACAAGCAAGATGTGTATGATGAACTCATTGTATTTCTGGGAAGCTCTTACTTCCGAGCCCTTGGGGCAGGACAGGATTTTGGCCTCTCACTGCGAGGATTAAGCATGAACACAATCGGTGATCAGGAAGATTTCCCACGCTTCACCAAACTTTGGCTCAAAAAGCCACAAGCAGACTCAAAGCGATTGACTGTGTTCGCGCTGCTGGAAGGTGAAAAAGTAACCGGCGCATACCGCTTTGATATACGCCCACAAGGCATCACTCAAATAGATGTGCACGCGCGATTATTTTTCCGGGACGGTGGCGCCTCTGAAGTCGGTATCGCCCCCTTAACAAGTATGTTTGTGCACGGTGAAAATAGCAACAGGACCAGCATAACTGATTGGCGCCCGGAAGTGCATGACTCTGATGGAATGCTAGTGCATGCCAACAATGAATGGACTTGGTTCCCAATTGAAAACCTTCCGGGCCAAACCATACAACGCCTACCTACAGCAAAACTACGCGGCTTTGGGCTACTGCAAAGGGATCGAGATTTCAGAAACTACAAAGATCTCGAAGCCAACTACCAACGCCGCCCATCTGCATGGATCGAACCGATCGGTAAGTGGTCTACCGGAGAAGTCGTGCTCTACACATTCGGAACCGACACAGAAGCAACGGACAACGTCACCGCCTTTTGGAAGCCGGATATAGACGCCAGCATACAAGACAGTGCAGAATTTGCTTATAGAATTACCCTTCAAACAAAAGATCCGACACATGAACTCGCCAAAGTGCTGGAAACCAGAGTGGGACAACGTACCTTAGACAGCACTGCACGCACGGTCATCATCGAGTTCAGCCGTCCTGAATCGATAGAATTGGATGAAATTGATGGCTTAAGCGTAGGCTTCGAATATGGCGGTGCCGAAGCGATCGAAGCGCCCATCATTCAATACAATGAGCCTGAAGATCGTATCCGCGTCTTCGCAAACTTTAAGACTGCTCAAGGGCGCCAGCCGGAGAGCCCCTACAAAATGTCGGCTCAACTCTTACGCGAAGGGCATCAAGTATCCGAACGCTGGAACTACACATGGAAACACTAA
- the mdoH gene encoding glucans biosynthesis glucosyltransferase MdoH, which translates to MNTATECASPSSPTRRYLFFVTFAGIVITTLLLFADWLYRTGFSPAKWTLLAIYTVLTAGLAFGFCQSLFGFLVTLGGKDRLNIMNSLPELPQGEALINSKVALLFPIYNEDPTRFFSGIEAMYEALEEAGVIEHFTFFILSDSTNPNRWIEEERQWLQLTRKRDAKTKIIYRHRISNINQKSGNVSDFCRRWGSHFEHMVCFDADSLMSADCLIKLVRMMEANPKIGILQTAPRLTGAKTLFARLQQFANRIHGEISSAGLNFWQQGNGNYWGHNAIIRVRPFIEKCALPELPGSSALGGRVLSHDFVEAALMRKAGYEVWLAYDMEDSYEELPQTLLDFAQRDRRWCQGNLQHAWIALFAKIPFLNRIHMLNGIYAYLAAPLWLLFIGLSTLIAYSWESSGLSLLTRPALFALSPESLSLHGIAILLLTFSLIFLPKLFTMTRVMLDGSFRQQFGGGLRACIGILGEISFFTLLAPSLMLFHSAFVLGTLTGKRVTWNAQNRGLSHTTWGAAFAAQHGQTLVGLCWMILALAIDPLLFYWMCPVLIGWLLAIPLSVTSSHDNFARWLQAHNLLVTPDEIETPAIFDKLTAAENAQPKVAQPIETLREDFALLQTILDPYILSLHVHFLPRRQKQPVKTTEKLQNLGDRLIREGAQALSPSEKNRILNDASTLSRLHKEIWTAPQATLPAWWRLAMSRYNRRSSFVAELNS; encoded by the coding sequence ATGAACACTGCCACTGAATGCGCCTCTCCCAGTTCGCCCACCAGACGATATCTGTTTTTTGTAACATTTGCTGGGATCGTGATCACGACCCTACTCTTGTTTGCAGACTGGCTCTATAGAACTGGATTCTCGCCCGCGAAATGGACGCTTTTGGCGATCTACACCGTACTCACTGCTGGCCTCGCCTTTGGCTTTTGCCAATCGCTTTTTGGCTTTTTAGTCACATTAGGTGGTAAGGACCGATTGAATATAATGAATAGCCTACCTGAACTGCCACAAGGCGAGGCGCTGATAAATTCTAAGGTCGCCTTATTATTCCCCATTTATAACGAAGACCCCACACGCTTTTTCAGTGGCATTGAAGCCATGTATGAAGCGCTGGAAGAAGCCGGTGTGATCGAACACTTCACCTTTTTCATACTCAGCGACTCGACCAATCCGAACCGCTGGATCGAAGAGGAACGGCAATGGTTGCAACTCACGAGGAAGCGAGATGCAAAAACAAAAATCATCTATCGCCACCGGATCTCGAACATCAATCAAAAGAGCGGCAACGTAAGCGATTTCTGCCGTCGCTGGGGTAGCCATTTTGAGCACATGGTCTGCTTTGATGCAGACAGTTTAATGTCCGCGGACTGTCTCATCAAGCTCGTGCGAATGATGGAAGCAAATCCAAAAATTGGCATTCTACAAACAGCTCCACGCCTGACAGGTGCGAAGACACTCTTTGCACGTCTCCAACAATTTGCCAACCGTATCCATGGCGAAATCAGCTCGGCAGGACTTAATTTTTGGCAACAAGGCAATGGGAACTACTGGGGCCACAATGCCATCATTCGAGTGCGCCCCTTTATAGAAAAATGCGCTCTACCGGAACTGCCTGGCAGTAGTGCACTCGGCGGCCGCGTGCTCAGTCACGACTTTGTGGAAGCAGCGCTGATGCGTAAAGCTGGCTATGAGGTTTGGCTCGCCTATGACATGGAAGATAGCTACGAAGAACTCCCCCAGACCTTGCTCGACTTTGCACAACGTGACCGGCGCTGGTGCCAGGGAAACTTACAGCACGCCTGGATCGCCCTCTTCGCCAAGATCCCCTTCTTAAATCGTATCCATATGCTCAATGGTATTTATGCTTACCTAGCCGCACCACTCTGGCTGCTGTTCATAGGCCTGAGCACTCTCATAGCATACAGCTGGGAAAGTAGTGGTTTAAGCTTACTCACACGTCCGGCTTTATTTGCACTCTCCCCCGAGAGCTTGAGCCTGCACGGGATCGCAATTCTCCTCCTCACATTTTCGCTGATATTCTTACCAAAACTATTCACCATGACACGAGTCATGCTCGATGGCTCTTTTCGTCAACAATTCGGCGGTGGCCTGCGTGCATGCATCGGTATATTGGGCGAGATCAGCTTCTTCACCTTACTAGCGCCCAGTTTAATGCTCTTCCACAGCGCCTTCGTACTTGGCACTCTAACTGGCAAGCGTGTGACATGGAACGCTCAGAACCGAGGTCTGAGCCATACGACCTGGGGCGCAGCCTTCGCGGCACAACATGGCCAAACACTAGTGGGCCTATGTTGGATGATTCTAGCGTTGGCCATAGACCCGCTACTCTTCTATTGGATGTGTCCGGTATTGATCGGCTGGCTACTAGCGATCCCACTCTCGGTCACCAGTAGCCACGATAATTTTGCGCGCTGGCTGCAGGCTCACAATTTATTGGTAACACCAGATGAGATCGAAACACCCGCAATCTTCGATAAGTTAACAGCTGCCGAAAATGCGCAGCCTAAAGTCGCCCAGCCGATTGAGACACTCCGAGAAGACTTTGCACTACTGCAAACAATCTTGGATCCCTACATTCTGTCTTTACACGTTCACTTCCTACCACGCCGCCAGAAGCAACCGGTTAAGACGACTGAAAAGCTACAAAACTTGGGAGACCGTTTAATACGAGAGGGCGCACAAGCCCTTAGCCCCAGCGAAAAAAATCGCATACTGAATGACGCTTCAACACTGAGCCGATTACATAAAGAAATTTGGACCGCGCCTCAAGCCACGTTGCCAGCTTGGTGGCGCCTAGCCATGAGCCGCTACAATCGTCGGAGCTCATTTGTCGCTGAACTTAATAGCTAA
- a CDS encoding HAMP domain-containing sensor histidine kinase produces MKDQLPREVRELLLKTIETNEPQLSKEMNDAIRITAAGEDKWYLVHAFPFDAPDAGDFSYQSTHAKPSIAVIFQEATLLKLSDSLRKNLLATVSHELKTPITSARISLYLLLEQQLGELNSDQIELVETARDDVNRQLSTIENLLDLSRVEENTDELDISEFPLCDLVAESIDAHQDVATAHDVSLSYTTPESSIMLQADKEKLRIVLNNLVVNAIKYSDSGRTVEIRAFQQKDFCRVEVRDQGPGMDEETVNTIFDAYTRGNATGAIKGTGLGLKISKDIIDAHQGKIGCISKLDAGSTFYFELPIL; encoded by the coding sequence TTGAAAGATCAGCTGCCCCGCGAAGTGAGGGAGCTGCTACTAAAAACAATTGAAACGAATGAGCCACAGTTATCGAAGGAAATGAACGATGCCATACGCATAACTGCTGCGGGGGAAGATAAGTGGTATTTGGTGCATGCGTTTCCGTTTGATGCGCCCGACGCGGGCGACTTTAGTTATCAATCCACACACGCAAAGCCAAGTATCGCAGTCATATTCCAAGAGGCGACTTTGCTTAAACTATCGGATAGCTTGCGGAAAAATTTATTGGCAACAGTGAGCCACGAGTTGAAGACTCCGATCACCAGCGCACGTATTAGCCTCTACTTGCTTTTGGAGCAGCAACTCGGTGAGTTGAATTCAGATCAAATCGAGCTGGTGGAAACTGCTCGCGACGACGTGAACCGTCAGTTGTCCACTATTGAGAATTTGCTCGATCTCTCGCGGGTGGAAGAGAATACCGACGAGCTTGATATCTCAGAGTTTCCGCTATGCGACCTCGTCGCCGAGTCGATTGACGCACACCAGGATGTGGCGACCGCTCACGATGTGAGCCTGAGCTATACCACCCCTGAATCTTCTATCATGCTGCAGGCCGATAAAGAAAAGCTGCGTATCGTGCTGAATAATTTGGTGGTCAATGCGATCAAATATTCTGATTCCGGGCGAACCGTTGAAATACGAGCTTTTCAGCAGAAAGATTTCTGCCGTGTCGAGGTGCGGGATCAAGGCCCAGGCATGGATGAAGAAACAGTGAATACGATCTTTGACGCTTACACGCGTGGGAACGCGACGGGGGCAATTAAGGGCACTGGCTTGGGGTTGAAAATCTCCAAGGATATCATCGATGCCCATCAAGGGAAGATTGGCTGTATCAGCAAATTGGATGCAGGCAGCACATTCTATTTTGAGTTGCCGATATTGTGA
- a CDS encoding methyl-accepting chemotaxis protein, whose product MKLSLRSRIYLGILPLLLLFLGIMYFLVLDVKWLYRDTEEISYTKLALSRNLGDVQSTLYALEVLLDEGEGYLGRDRDRVSLRRLSVRIDQGAEKLQLSDIMQLKLQEFMEDDRSFNGNLQSIAELATHLSEGQGDPKALYALIKETNDAARQLRNTINESLMQIQAQIKKRVEILYAVVIGGMLIAIVLTLAISTILWRRIICPIEAIAHGMEDFGSDSERLDIEYNENDELGKLARSLEGMTFRLKEYQELTNEKLIRSTSAIRSILDQSPDAFFIFRKNWSLLISVPVPAICTRSRP is encoded by the coding sequence ATGAAGTTGTCGCTGCGCTCTCGCATCTATCTCGGTATTTTACCGCTGTTGCTACTGTTCCTGGGAATCATGTATTTCCTGGTCTTGGATGTGAAGTGGCTCTATCGCGATACAGAGGAAATTTCTTATACCAAATTAGCGCTCAGTCGCAACTTGGGGGATGTCCAGAGTACCTTGTATGCTCTGGAAGTCTTGTTGGATGAGGGCGAAGGCTATTTGGGACGCGATCGAGATCGGGTGAGTTTGAGACGTTTATCGGTACGCATTGATCAAGGCGCCGAGAAACTGCAGCTTTCAGATATCATGCAGTTGAAGCTACAGGAGTTTATGGAAGATGATCGAAGTTTTAATGGGAATCTTCAATCCATCGCTGAGTTGGCAACCCATTTGTCGGAAGGGCAAGGCGACCCCAAAGCACTGTATGCTTTAATCAAAGAGACCAATGATGCGGCACGGCAACTGCGCAATACCATCAATGAGTCACTCATGCAGATTCAGGCGCAAATCAAAAAACGCGTCGAGATTCTTTATGCTGTCGTGATTGGGGGCATGCTGATTGCCATTGTTTTAACGCTCGCGATATCCACCATACTATGGCGCCGGATTATCTGTCCTATCGAAGCGATCGCGCATGGTATGGAAGATTTTGGGTCCGATAGTGAACGACTCGATATTGAATATAACGAGAACGATGAGTTGGGAAAACTCGCTCGCAGCTTGGAGGGGATGACTTTTAGACTTAAAGAGTATCAGGAGTTGACCAACGAAAAACTGATTCGATCCACGAGTGCCATTCGCTCTATTTTAGATCAATCTCCCGATGCGTTTTTCATTTTTCGGAAGAACTGGAGCCTACTTATTTCAGTCCCAGTGCCAGCCATTTGTACTCGCAGTCGACCTTGA
- a CDS encoding sigma-54-dependent transcriptional regulator gives MNILVVDDEQNILRTTCIALKTMGHQAFQASSSRQAERVLNEEPIDAIILDMMLGNENGLDYLDKLEAEGEHPPVVVFTAHSSIETAVQSMKRGAYDYIQKPFIPEDLRQLLAKLEKSLADSGKLKELKGIIESSNPTLQFESNEPEMQETFRIATKAAASEANILILGSSGTGKTMLARHVHANSQRRDKPFVTVNCPSLSKELLESELFGHIKGSFTGATKDTWGKVSAADGGTLFLDEIGEVALEIQPKLLRLLQDREFERVGETRTRKANVRVLAATNRDLSKEVEAGTFREDLFYRLNVIGLQMPSLRERPGDILSITQRYVDFFAAQLGRGRVVLAEDAQQAIVDYAWPGNLRELKNVIERSLILSEGQELTKADLPVEFHAESEGRITTGSLISLEELEAAHIKRVVAKTASLDEASNVLGIDPATLYRKRKKLGLC, from the coding sequence ATGAATATTCTAGTCGTTGACGATGAACAAAACATTTTAAGAACAACCTGTATCGCCTTAAAAACGATGGGGCATCAAGCTTTTCAGGCCTCTTCGTCGCGTCAGGCGGAACGTGTGCTCAACGAAGAGCCGATTGATGCGATTATTTTGGACATGATGCTGGGCAATGAAAATGGGCTCGATTATCTGGATAAGTTGGAGGCCGAGGGCGAACACCCGCCGGTAGTTGTCTTTACCGCCCACTCTTCGATTGAGACGGCGGTGCAGTCGATGAAACGCGGCGCCTACGATTATATACAAAAGCCCTTCATCCCAGAAGATCTGCGACAGCTCTTAGCCAAGCTTGAAAAGAGCCTCGCGGACAGTGGTAAGTTGAAAGAACTAAAGGGGATCATAGAGTCTTCGAATCCCACTTTGCAGTTCGAGTCGAATGAACCGGAAATGCAGGAGACATTTCGTATTGCGACCAAGGCGGCCGCTTCGGAGGCCAATATTTTAATCCTAGGTTCGAGTGGTACGGGGAAGACGATGCTGGCGCGTCACGTACATGCCAATAGTCAACGTCGCGACAAACCATTTGTGACGGTGAACTGTCCAAGTTTATCAAAAGAACTGCTCGAAAGTGAGCTCTTCGGGCATATTAAAGGCTCCTTCACCGGGGCGACTAAAGATACTTGGGGCAAAGTTTCTGCGGCCGATGGTGGCACACTTTTTCTAGATGAAATCGGTGAAGTGGCGCTCGAGATTCAGCCGAAATTACTGAGGCTGCTACAGGATCGTGAATTTGAACGCGTCGGTGAAACACGCACTCGTAAAGCAAACGTCCGCGTATTGGCTGCGACTAATCGTGACCTTTCTAAAGAAGTAGAAGCCGGCACCTTTCGAGAAGATTTGTTTTATCGACTTAATGTGATCGGGCTACAAATGCCCTCCTTGCGAGAGCGTCCAGGCGATATACTTTCGATCACTCAAAGGTATGTCGACTTTTTCGCGGCTCAGTTGGGACGCGGGCGAGTCGTGCTCGCTGAGGATGCACAGCAGGCGATCGTGGATTATGCTTGGCCAGGCAACTTGCGAGAGCTCAAAAATGTGATCGAACGTTCGCTGATACTAAGTGAGGGACAAGAATTGACCAAGGCCGATTTGCCCGTTGAGTTTCATGCCGAGTCTGAGGGACGTATCACTACGGGAAGCCTCATTAGCTTGGAGGAGCTTGAAGCCGCACATATCAAGCGTGTGGTGGCTAAGACGGCTAGTTTAGACGAGGCGTCAAACGTATTAGGTATCGATCCGGCCACACTCTATCGCAAACGTAAGAAACTCGGCCTTTGTTAG
- a CDS encoding VTT domain-containing protein, with protein sequence MSLPTEKQQQESLGAGFTPLREGANYWKQANSGRGAFIVDGESYFRAFREAVIQAEKYICLLAWDFKGEIELLRDESPKDEYPTKLVDLIYALLEQKPELEIYILLWDYSMVYLTEREWLPFTRFRQDPHPRLHLVTDSEINVGASHHQKVVMVDGGFAFCGGLDLSTWRWDTQAHQPEDPLRVTPDGEQYQPYHDIHTAVTGPAAHALDELCRQRWQRATKEEAPWPNPSSENTVWPESIQPNFENANAVFALTYSEYKEYPAVTQIEELHLDMIAAAERYIYIENQYLSSHTITDALIERLGEEEGPEIIIILTQDTGGWLEEGTLGLLRCRLLEKLVEADTHSRFGAYFPHVSDEAGNESQVYVHAKTMICDDRAVMVGSANLSNRSMKVDSEVMMTLGLDEAAEAAPELLRRLLGIHLGHSQDKVDQSLASTNSINQTIRDLRKGSHHQLRNLEIGCAGPVRRKLADTQLLDPDDPIDLGYWLRKATRSDDSNQSSHNWKRYAIIATSIAAVFLLGLGLKEAWGSVIDKESVETFFQSLNQSPWKLPLLFGIFFLAGMTGISINVLLVSATLVISPWAAFACGFGGSLLSAVAALYVGRMAGYPVLEKLFHDRLDRLSKKIQDRGVLSVALLRLVPIAPFVVVNLVAGISKMKLRTFVAGSCLGMLPGMLGVVFVTHQAKSAYSDPSWQTWLYLGLGIAALLGLSFGVKKFIK encoded by the coding sequence ATGAGCCTACCTACAGAAAAACAACAGCAAGAGAGCCTCGGAGCAGGCTTCACCCCCCTACGTGAAGGTGCCAACTATTGGAAGCAAGCCAACTCCGGCAGAGGTGCCTTTATCGTCGATGGCGAAAGTTACTTTCGCGCCTTTCGCGAAGCCGTGATACAAGCAGAAAAATACATTTGCCTGCTGGCTTGGGACTTCAAAGGAGAAATCGAATTACTACGCGACGAATCTCCTAAAGACGAATACCCCACCAAGTTGGTCGATCTAATTTACGCTCTCCTAGAGCAGAAACCGGAACTCGAAATCTACATTCTACTGTGGGACTATTCGATGGTTTATTTAACCGAGCGCGAATGGCTGCCCTTTACCCGTTTCCGACAAGATCCGCACCCGCGCCTGCACTTGGTCACGGACTCCGAAATCAACGTGGGCGCGTCACATCATCAAAAAGTGGTGATGGTCGACGGCGGATTTGCCTTTTGTGGCGGCTTGGATTTGAGCACTTGGCGTTGGGACACCCAAGCGCACCAACCAGAGGACCCACTGCGTGTCACGCCCGATGGCGAGCAGTATCAGCCCTATCACGACATACACACTGCAGTCACCGGCCCTGCGGCGCATGCCCTGGACGAACTCTGCCGCCAACGCTGGCAGCGCGCGACAAAAGAAGAAGCGCCTTGGCCCAATCCTAGCTCCGAAAATACAGTTTGGCCTGAAAGCATACAGCCAAACTTTGAGAACGCGAATGCCGTCTTTGCACTCACCTATTCTGAATACAAAGAATACCCCGCAGTCACTCAAATCGAAGAACTGCACCTGGATATGATCGCGGCGGCCGAACGCTATATTTACATCGAGAATCAATACCTATCTTCGCACACCATCACCGATGCCTTAATTGAACGACTAGGCGAAGAGGAGGGGCCGGAGATCATCATTATTCTCACTCAAGATACGGGAGGCTGGCTGGAAGAAGGCACATTAGGATTACTGCGCTGTCGTTTGTTAGAAAAATTAGTCGAGGCGGACACCCATAGTCGTTTCGGGGCCTACTTCCCACACGTCAGCGATGAGGCGGGCAATGAGAGCCAAGTCTATGTGCATGCGAAAACTATGATTTGCGACGATCGTGCTGTCATGGTCGGCTCCGCCAATCTAAGTAATCGCTCCATGAAAGTAGACTCCGAAGTGATGATGACACTCGGATTAGACGAGGCCGCCGAAGCCGCGCCCGAACTCTTACGCCGCCTGCTCGGGATTCACCTCGGACATAGCCAAGACAAAGTCGATCAATCACTAGCCTCCACGAACTCGATCAACCAAACGATACGAGACCTGCGCAAGGGGAGCCACCATCAGCTCCGTAATTTGGAGATTGGCTGCGCCGGCCCCGTTCGTCGCAAACTGGCCGACACGCAACTACTCGATCCAGATGATCCGATCGACTTGGGCTATTGGCTGCGCAAAGCCACCCGTTCGGATGACTCCAATCAATCGTCTCATAATTGGAAACGCTATGCGATCATCGCTACCAGCATCGCTGCGGTCTTTTTACTGGGCCTAGGTTTGAAAGAGGCTTGGGGAAGCGTGATCGATAAAGAATCTGTCGAAACGTTTTTCCAATCGCTGAATCAAAGCCCTTGGAAGTTGCCCCTGCTCTTCGGTATTTTCTTTCTCGCGGGAATGACCGGCATATCAATTAACGTGTTGTTAGTGTCGGCCACACTTGTGATCAGTCCATGGGCGGCGTTTGCATGTGGTTTTGGCGGCTCCCTACTCAGCGCGGTGGCAGCGCTCTATGTCGGTCGAATGGCCGGCTATCCTGTTTTGGAAAAGCTCTTCCATGATCGACTCGATCGCTTGAGCAAAAAGATACAAGATCGCGGCGTGCTGTCGGTCGCCCTCTTGAGGCTGGTCCCCATAGCTCCCTTCGTCGTCGTGAACTTGGTGGCCGGCATTTCTAAGATGAAGCTGCGCACCTTCGTTGCGGGCTCCTGCCTGGGCATGCTGCCCGGCATGCTGGGCGTGGTATTCGTGACTCACCAAGCCAAAAGTGCCTACTCCGATCCCAGCTGGCAGACATGGCTCTACTTAGGGCTCGGCATTGCCGCGCTGCTAGGACTCAGCTTCGGGGTCAAAAAATTCATCAAATAG
- a CDS encoding endonuclease/exonuclease/phosphatase family protein: protein MRILSYNIHGCIGRDGRESPDRILEVIRQADADIVGLQEVHSDDRLDRDFLRQLEHLPYRSVLYGKTMRKPSADYGNVLLLREPPEQIQRIELPSQTGEPRGAIIADIGPKGHDLRVITTHLDIRIKERRQQTRSLRPYIMSAQYKNCVLLGDLNEWLPWRGHFRECMAMFKICSTFKTFPVKPALFALDRIAIRGEFSQYSFTTISSELATIASDHRPLLCEVHWT from the coding sequence GTGCGCATACTGTCTTACAACATCCACGGCTGCATCGGCCGCGATGGACGGGAATCCCCCGACCGCATTCTCGAAGTCATTCGGCAAGCCGACGCCGACATCGTAGGATTACAGGAAGTGCATAGCGATGACCGCCTCGACCGCGATTTTTTACGCCAACTGGAGCATCTGCCCTATCGCTCAGTCCTCTACGGTAAAACCATGCGTAAACCTAGCGCCGACTATGGTAACGTGCTGCTACTACGCGAGCCACCGGAACAAATCCAACGAATCGAGCTCCCCAGCCAAACAGGTGAACCACGCGGCGCAATTATCGCAGACATAGGACCTAAAGGGCATGATTTACGGGTCATCACCACACACCTCGACATACGAATTAAAGAGCGTCGGCAACAAACCCGTAGCCTACGCCCCTATATAATGAGCGCGCAGTATAAGAACTGTGTTTTGCTCGGCGACCTCAATGAGTGGCTGCCGTGGCGCGGACACTTCCGGGAATGCATGGCAATGTTTAAGATCTGCTCCACATTCAAAACCTTCCCGGTCAAGCCCGCTTTATTCGCACTGGATCGCATTGCGATCAGGGGCGAATTTAGCCAGTACAGCTTCACTACGATCAGCTCAGAGCTCGCAACAATCGCATCTGACCACCGCCCACTTCTCTGCGAGGTCCATTGGACCTAA